A single genomic interval of Deinococcus sp. HSC-46F16 harbors:
- the gmk gene encoding guanylate kinase, which translates to MMVTAPDAAPGPDPAPQPRPPRGLLLVITGASGVGKGTLRERWLAGQDVFYSTSWTTREARPGERDGVDYVFVTPEVFLDKARQRGFLEHAQFVGNHYGTPIEPIEAALARGQDVVLEIEVEGAMQVKDRLGDEAILIFIMPPSLTELRRRLTGRATETPERIEKRLARAREEIMHAHDFRYVVVNDDLGRAVEELRAVQRAERARGRPETEWTDEDRAAQRLAHTVRSGALSTEDLRRVVES; encoded by the coding sequence ATGATGGTGACTGCCCCGGACGCCGCCCCTGGCCCTGACCCTGCCCCCCAGCCCCGCCCACCCCGGGGCCTGCTGCTCGTGATCACGGGCGCCTCCGGGGTGGGCAAGGGCACCCTGCGCGAGCGCTGGCTGGCCGGGCAGGACGTGTTCTACTCGACCTCGTGGACCACCCGCGAGGCCCGGCCCGGCGAGCGTGACGGGGTGGACTACGTGTTCGTGACGCCCGAGGTCTTTCTGGACAAGGCCCGGCAGCGCGGCTTTCTGGAGCACGCGCAGTTCGTGGGCAACCACTACGGCACGCCCATCGAACCCATCGAGGCGGCCCTCGCACGGGGGCAGGACGTGGTCCTGGAGATCGAGGTGGAGGGGGCGATGCAGGTCAAGGACCGCCTGGGCGACGAGGCCATCCTGATTTTCATCATGCCCCCCAGCCTCACCGAGCTGCGCCGCCGCCTGACCGGCCGCGCCACCGAGACGCCCGAGCGCATCGAGAAACGTCTCGCCCGCGCTCGCGAGGAGATCATGCACGCCCACGACTTCCGCTACGTGGTGGTCAACGATGACCTGGGCCGCGCGGTAGAGGAACTGCGGGCCGTGCAGCGGGCCGAGCGTGCCCGTGGGCGCCCCGAGACGGAGTGGACCGATGAGGACCGCGCCGCGCAGCGCCTCGCCCACACGGTCCGCAGCGGCGCCCTGAGCACCGAGGACCTGCGCCGCGTGGTGGAGAGCTAG
- a CDS encoding macro domain-containing protein, producing the protein MPLHLLQGDIARERTCAVVTAANKELAGGGGVDGVIHRAAGPELLRAIRRIGGTPTGTAVITPAFDLERQGVRFVIHAVGPIWRGGGQGEADLLAGAYRESLRLAVEHGCDSVALPAISTGVYGYPLPEAAGVTLRTIHAFLAEHPGLTVRLVLHGEGAVQAFWEAEAEFGEGSRA; encoded by the coding sequence ATGCCCCTGCACCTCCTTCAGGGAGACATCGCCCGCGAGCGCACCTGCGCGGTCGTGACCGCCGCCAACAAGGAACTGGCGGGTGGGGGCGGGGTGGACGGGGTGATTCACCGCGCCGCCGGACCGGAGCTGCTGCGGGCCATCCGGCGAATCGGCGGCACCCCCACGGGAACGGCGGTGATTACCCCCGCGTTCGATCTGGAGCGGCAGGGCGTGCGCTTCGTGATTCACGCCGTGGGGCCGATCTGGCGCGGCGGCGGGCAGGGCGAGGCGGACTTGCTGGCGGGGGCGTACCGCGAGAGCCTGAGATTGGCGGTGGAGCACGGCTGCGACTCGGTGGCCCTGCCTGCGATCAGTACCGGAGTCTACGGTTATCCGCTCCCGGAGGCGGCCGGGGTCACGCTGCGGACCATTCACGCCTTCCTGGCCGAGCATCCTGGCCTCACCGTGCGGCTGGTGCTGCATGGGGAGGGGGCGGTGCAGGCCTTCTGGGAGGCGGAGGCGGAGTTCGGTGAGGGAAGCCGCGCATAA
- a CDS encoding S66 peptidase family protein: MAPSFIRPPRLRAGSRVAALSLSSGFVTEVMGRYHAGVRQVAAEFGWKVVAAPNALRGPEYLDRNPQARADDLHWALQNPDIHGLVSVIGGDDSVRLLPFLDLDLIRAHPKVFLGYSDATVTLTQFLRAGVMAYHGPALLTDLAENGGMHPFVAEGVRRTLVDEPRPFDLAPAPEWTQARMDWADEGAQAVRRPFQPGDGWVWLQGEAPAEGHLMGGCLEVLDMLGGTPGWPASDLWHGAVLALETSEDVPPPRQVGYWLRNYAAQGLLAGAAGLLLARPRGYTPEMVVELSGWVRRVLREAGREDLPVVANVDFGHTSPQLTLPLGGRARLDPAAGRVTVFP; the protein is encoded by the coding sequence ATGGCGCCCAGTTTCATCCGTCCGCCCCGCCTGCGCGCTGGTTCGCGGGTGGCGGCCCTCAGTCTGTCGAGCGGCTTTGTCACCGAGGTGATGGGCCGCTACCACGCCGGGGTGCGGCAGGTTGCTGCCGAGTTCGGCTGGAAGGTCGTGGCCGCCCCCAACGCGCTGCGCGGCCCCGAGTATCTGGACCGCAACCCGCAGGCGCGCGCCGACGACCTGCACTGGGCGCTGCAAAACCCCGACATCCACGGCCTGGTCAGCGTCATCGGCGGGGACGACTCGGTGCGGCTGCTGCCCTTCCTCGACCTGGACCTGATTCGTGCCCACCCCAAGGTCTTTCTGGGCTACAGCGACGCCACGGTCACCCTGACCCAGTTCCTGCGGGCGGGCGTCATGGCCTACCACGGCCCCGCGCTGCTGACCGACCTCGCGGAGAACGGCGGGATGCATCCCTTCGTGGCTGAGGGCGTGCGGCGGACGCTGGTGGACGAGCCACGTCCCTTCGACCTCGCACCCGCGCCGGAGTGGACGCAGGCCCGTATGGACTGGGCTGACGAGGGGGCACAGGCGGTGCGCCGTCCCTTCCAGCCCGGCGACGGCTGGGTCTGGCTTCAGGGCGAGGCGCCCGCCGAGGGACATCTGATGGGAGGCTGCTTGGAGGTGCTGGACATGCTGGGCGGCACTCCGGGCTGGCCCGCGTCCGACCTGTGGCACGGTGCCGTCCTCGCGTTGGAGACCTCAGAGGACGTGCCCCCGCCCCGTCAGGTGGGGTATTGGCTGCGGAACTATGCCGCGCAGGGCCTCCTCGCCGGGGCCGCCGGGCTGCTGCTGGCCCGCCCACGCGGCTACACCCCGGAAATGGTGGTGGAGCTGTCCGGCTGGGTGCGCCGGGTGCTGCGGGAGGCGGGGCGGGAGGACCTCCCGGTGGTGGCGAACGTGGATTTCGGGCACACCAGCCCGCAGCTCACCCTGCCGCTGGGGGGGCGGGCACGGCTGGACCCGGCGGCGGGGCGGGTCACGGTGTTCCCCTGA
- a CDS encoding metallophosphoesterase family protein: MRLLVLSDIHANAPALEAVLADAAGRGYDRAVMLGDALGYGAHPAEVLARLRDLGATCIRGNHEQMGLDLVARGGGWLPGSGGVVGAALEWQFAQLGADDLAWVASWPDGVEDREVGARFRHGTPLSLDTYTDSVTVARDAFAGWGGHLAFVGHTHIPGVYAALNAPVGEWVKFQGLGAGGTFPLPPGVRAICNPGSVGQPRDGDPRASYALFDTGRQTFEVIRVAYPVEAAQTAILDAGLPPVLAARLALGR; encoded by the coding sequence GTGCGCCTGCTGGTCCTCTCCGACATTCACGCCAATGCCCCCGCGCTGGAGGCGGTGCTGGCGGATGCGGCGGGGCGGGGCTACGACCGCGCTGTGATGCTGGGCGACGCGCTGGGCTACGGGGCACACCCGGCCGAGGTGCTGGCCCGGCTGCGTGACCTGGGAGCCACGTGCATCCGGGGCAACCACGAGCAGATGGGCCTCGACCTCGTGGCGCGGGGCGGGGGGTGGCTGCCGGGGAGCGGGGGGGTGGTGGGCGCGGCGCTGGAGTGGCAATTCGCCCAGCTCGGCGCCGATGATCTCGCCTGGGTCGCCTCGTGGCCCGACGGGGTGGAGGACCGGGAGGTCGGGGCGCGGTTCCGCCACGGCACCCCGCTGAGCCTGGACACCTACACCGACTCGGTGACCGTCGCGCGGGACGCCTTCGCGGGGTGGGGCGGGCATCTGGCCTTCGTGGGCCACACCCACATCCCCGGCGTGTACGCGGCGCTCAATGCCCCGGTGGGCGAGTGGGTCAAGTTCCAAGGCCTGGGCGCGGGGGGCACCTTCCCCCTGCCGCCCGGTGTCCGCGCCATCTGCAATCCCGGCAGCGTGGGCCAGCCGCGCGACGGCGATCCCCGCGCCAGCTACGCCCTCTTCGACACCGGGCGGCAGACCTTCGAGGTGATCCGGGTGGCCTACCCGGTGGAAGCGGCGCAGACCGCCATTCTGGACGCCGGGTTGCCCCCGGTGCTCGCGGCGCGGCTGGCGCTGGGGCGGTGA
- a CDS encoding DNA polymerase III subunit delta', with protein MTLPAALLHGPLLEQTGAFSGNALLLTGPARVGKRAAALAIAGAHNCSGTRGMYGEGCGVCPSCRALAAGAHPDVLVVEPRTTTSTGKAARRKIIPVGAVLSARDKAHEYETHVFEFLEVRPTFRRRVVVVDGAEYLGPEAANALLKLVEEPPHGALFVFLAEDRRSVLPTIQSRSARLDVTPVPDRAIERGLAGLGEEADPALVAFAAGRAGVLDAREAVRAALADAAEFTGALGEGLLTALEAAERLEKRWDATWHPEALRFAWRDHAPHGRARADTALEALQSALEAYASPSLSFQVFALRLREAFGLEA; from the coding sequence ATGACCCTCCCCGCCGCCCTCCTTCACGGCCCGCTGCTCGAGCAGACCGGGGCCTTTTCCGGCAACGCGCTGCTGCTCACCGGCCCGGCGCGGGTGGGCAAGCGGGCGGCGGCGCTGGCGATTGCCGGGGCGCACAACTGCTCGGGCACGCGGGGGATGTACGGCGAGGGCTGCGGCGTCTGCCCCTCCTGCCGGGCACTGGCGGCGGGGGCGCATCCCGACGTGCTGGTCGTGGAACCGCGCACGACGACCAGCACGGGCAAGGCCGCGCGGCGCAAGATCATCCCGGTGGGCGCGGTGCTCTCGGCCCGCGACAAGGCGCACGAGTACGAGACGCATGTCTTCGAGTTTCTGGAGGTCCGCCCCACCTTCCGCCGCCGGGTGGTGGTTGTGGACGGGGCCGAGTACCTGGGGCCGGAGGCCGCCAACGCCCTGCTCAAGCTGGTGGAAGAACCGCCGCACGGGGCGCTGTTCGTCTTTCTGGCCGAGGACCGCCGCTCGGTCCTGCCCACCATCCAGAGCCGCAGCGCCCGCCTGGACGTGACCCCGGTGCCCGACCGGGCCATCGAACGCGGCCTGGCGGGGCTGGGAGAGGAAGCCGACCCAGCGCTCGTCGCTTTTGCGGCGGGGCGGGCCGGGGTGCTGGACGCGCGGGAGGCGGTGCGGGCGGCCCTCGCGGACGCCGCCGAGTTCACCGGGGCGCTGGGGGAGGGGCTGCTCACGGCCCTCGAAGCCGCCGAGCGACTGGAAAAGCGCTGGGACGCGACCTGGCACCCGGAGGCCCTGCGCTTTGCCTGGCGGGACCATGCCCCCCACGGGCGTGCCCGCGCGGATACGGCCCTGGAAGCCCTGCAATCGGCGCTGGAAGCCTACGCCAGCCCCAGCCTGAGTTTCCAGGTGTTCGCCCTGCGGCTGCGCGAGGCCTTTGGGCTGGAAGCCTAG
- a CDS encoding MBL fold metallo-hydrolase: MIQPRQHGAARVWSLPTGPLQENAVLVAGAGNEGFLFDPGDDAERILALVCGSGVTVRGILLTHAHFDHIGAVQPVREALGVPVWLHPADRPLYRLGAASAARWNLPFTQPADPEHEITQGQTFTAGDLTLTARELPGHAPGHVVFVGDGLVVAGDTLFQGSIGRTDLPGGNHTQLLDGLARELLSLPDDVAVYPGHGPATTVGAERRTNLFLR, translated from the coding sequence ATGATTCAGCCGAGGCAACATGGCGCGGCCCGCGTCTGGTCCCTGCCCACGGGTCCCCTGCAGGAGAACGCGGTCCTGGTAGCCGGGGCGGGGAATGAGGGCTTCCTTTTCGATCCCGGCGACGACGCGGAGCGGATTCTGGCGCTGGTGTGCGGGTCGGGCGTGACTGTTCGGGGCATCCTGCTCACGCACGCGCACTTCGACCATATCGGGGCGGTGCAGCCCGTCCGGGAGGCGCTGGGGGTGCCCGTGTGGCTGCATCCCGCCGACCGGCCGCTCTACCGCCTGGGGGCGGCATCGGCGGCCCGCTGGAACCTGCCCTTTACCCAGCCCGCCGACCCCGAGCACGAGATCACGCAGGGGCAGACCTTCACGGCGGGCGACCTGACGCTGACGGCGCGGGAGCTGCCGGGGCACGCGCCGGGGCATGTGGTGTTTGTCGGGGACGGATTAGTCGTGGCCGGGGACACCCTCTTTCAGGGAAGCATCGGTCGCACCGACCTGCCGGGCGGGAACCACACGCAACTGCTGGACGGCCTCGCGCGGGAGCTGCTGAGCCTGCCGGACGACGTGGCGGTCTATCCCGGCCACGGCCCGGCGACCACGGTGGGGGCCGAGCGGCGCACCAATCTCTTTCTGCGGTGA
- a CDS encoding DUF2270 domain-containing protein: protein MTSGTVPAPLLGAVSDRDYSTNAANALIHLYRAEVGKMTAYRQRLDMTTNWSVVTTAGLASFALGDPNNSHATFLFAMGMNYFFLRLEARRFRTFEIAHHRVRIMERFFYPAMLGDRVDAGWHQLLLAELSKPRSPMTRADAVGWRLNRNYLWIYAAVLIAWLAKLDMSMPKGWILEFPDAFTLADIGNFPGWLVFLGVALFYGFLISLAVRAARTYPLEEG, encoded by the coding sequence GTGACCTCCGGCACCGTCCCTGCCCCCCTGCTGGGTGCCGTCAGCGACCGCGACTACTCCACCAACGCGGCGAACGCCCTGATTCACCTGTACCGGGCCGAGGTCGGCAAGATGACCGCCTACCGCCAGCGCCTCGACATGACGACCAACTGGTCGGTGGTGACCACGGCGGGCCTGGCGTCTTTCGCGCTGGGGGACCCCAACAACAGCCACGCGACCTTCCTGTTCGCCATGGGCATGAACTATTTCTTCCTGCGGCTGGAAGCCCGGCGATTTCGCACCTTCGAGATCGCCCACCACCGGGTGCGGATCATGGAGCGCTTTTTCTACCCCGCGATGCTGGGCGACCGGGTGGATGCCGGGTGGCACCAGCTCCTGCTGGCCGAGCTGAGCAAGCCCCGCTCTCCCATGACCCGCGCCGACGCGGTCGGCTGGCGATTGAACCGCAACTACCTCTGGATCTACGCGGCGGTGCTGATCGCCTGGCTCGCCAAGCTCGACATGTCCATGCCCAAAGGCTGGATTCTGGAGTTTCCCGACGCCTTCACGCTGGCCGACATCGGCAACTTTCCGGGGTGGCTGGTGTTTCTGGGAGTCGCCCTCTTCTACGGCTTCCTGATCTCGCTGGCGGTGCGGGCTGCACGGACCTACCCGCTGGAAGAGGGCTGA
- a CDS encoding CDP-alcohol phosphatidyltransferase family protein, producing MTHGKARPAREWAAEAVFRPLAERLVPPLAQRRVNPLHVVLTHTAVGLLAGGLLRRGHRLTPALLLQAKTVLDNLDGQLARATGQTTETGRYLDSELDVLVNAAVLTGLAGRWGLPLTLLLSLILSTDYLWERDHREARGEVFRDPPAQAGDDPQLLGLLRGVYAVYFTPQERVLGALFEARLHSAVGGDPTPADRLAYTPATINRVAVNLGLSTQLLTLGVALALRRPRLYLWGLPAQAGLLAGVQLWREGRVRRGRQPSSSG from the coding sequence ATGACCCATGGCAAGGCCCGCCCCGCCCGTGAGTGGGCCGCCGAGGCAGTCTTCCGGCCCCTCGCCGAGCGGCTGGTGCCTCCCCTGGCGCAGCGGCGGGTCAATCCGCTGCATGTAGTCCTGACCCATACGGCGGTGGGGCTGCTGGCCGGAGGGTTGCTGCGGCGCGGGCACAGGCTCACCCCGGCCCTGCTCCTTCAGGCTAAGACCGTGCTGGACAACCTCGACGGGCAGCTCGCGCGGGCGACCGGGCAGACCACCGAGACGGGGCGCTACCTCGACTCGGAGCTGGACGTGCTGGTCAACGCCGCCGTCCTGACCGGGCTGGCGGGCCGCTGGGGGCTGCCGCTGACCCTGCTGCTGAGCCTGATTCTGAGCACCGACTACCTGTGGGAGCGGGACCACCGGGAGGCGCGGGGCGAGGTGTTCCGTGACCCGCCCGCCCAGGCAGGGGATGACCCCCAGCTGCTGGGCCTGCTGCGGGGGGTTTACGCCGTGTATTTCACCCCGCAGGAACGGGTGCTCGGGGCGCTGTTCGAGGCCCGGTTGCACTCGGCAGTCGGAGGCGACCCCACCCCCGCCGACCGCCTCGCCTATACGCCCGCCACGATCAACCGGGTGGCGGTGAACCTGGGCCTCAGCACGCAACTCCTGACACTGGGGGTGGCCCTGGCCCTGCGGCGGCCCCGGCTGTACCTCTGGGGCCTGCCCGCGCAGGCGGGGCTGCTCGCCGGGGTGCAGCTCTGGCGCGAAGGGCGGGTGCGCCGGGGCCGTCAGCCCTCTTCCAGCGGGTAG
- a CDS encoding APH(3') family aminoglycoside O-phosphotransferase, producing the protein MTLTLPDALRRVLPAARWESVTDGHSGAGVWRSQKYVVKVQERGGLPGSSLLQERERLRWLAGRVPVPAVVGYEATPTHDYLAMTRLPGIPMSHPDALLHPERVVDLLARALRELHALPVRDCPFTMTLPVTLRLARERVEAGLVDESDFDEERQGWTAARVWNELVRTRPEKEDVVVTHGDPCLPNLILNGEYVEGFIDVGRAGLADRHADLALAHHSLTHHLGWDHAERFLDLYGRTLVDERKLAYYRLLDELF; encoded by the coding sequence ATGACGCTGACCCTGCCTGACGCCCTGCGCCGCGTGCTGCCCGCTGCCCGCTGGGAAAGCGTGACCGACGGCCACAGCGGCGCGGGCGTGTGGCGCAGCCAGAAGTACGTGGTCAAGGTGCAGGAGCGCGGCGGCCTGCCCGGCTCCAGCCTGCTTCAGGAACGGGAGCGCCTGCGCTGGCTGGCGGGGCGGGTCCCGGTCCCCGCCGTGGTGGGCTACGAGGCCACGCCCACCCACGACTACCTCGCCATGACCCGCTTGCCGGGCATCCCCATGAGCCACCCCGACGCCCTGCTGCACCCCGAGCGGGTGGTGGACCTGCTCGCCCGTGCCCTGCGCGAGCTGCACGCCCTGCCCGTGCGCGACTGCCCCTTTACCATGACCCTGCCCGTCACCCTGCGTCTTGCCCGCGAACGGGTGGAGGCGGGGCTGGTGGACGAGTCGGACTTCGACGAGGAGCGCCAGGGCTGGACGGCCGCCCGCGTCTGGAACGAGCTGGTCCGCACCCGGCCGGAGAAGGAAGACGTGGTTGTCACCCACGGCGACCCCTGCCTGCCCAACCTGATCCTGAACGGCGAGTATGTGGAGGGCTTCATCGACGTGGGCCGCGCCGGGCTGGCCGACCGCCACGCCGACCTCGCGCTGGCGCACCACAGCCTGACGCACCACCTGGGCTGGGACCACGCCGAGCGCTTTTTGGATCTGTACGGCCGGACACTGGTGGACGAACGCAAGCTGGCCTACTACCGCCTGCTGGACGAACTGTTCTAA
- a CDS encoding MMPL family transporter: MRALSEFVTRRPWLVLALWGLLALLSAYPASLAPRNLSADPGGLADAESTRVTALLRERFGEEDTNTALLVTRHDPPLTTPAGQAAYDRLLSGLEDVPGVTRVLAAGAQGAVPTVSGDGRLSLTVAQIPLEEGATETLARVRAYADRVGEDGLAVRVTGGQAIADDFTEFAESDTKRSEFTALPLTALVLLGVFGALVATGLPLMVGVLSITVAMAGVYGLTRVTEVSTFAQSVITLLGLGAGIDYALLMVSRFREELVRDGDSRAAAARTVLTAGRSVLFSGLTVAIAMAALVIPPIAFVRSMGLGGVLAVLLTVLASVTALPALLALLGERVNSPRLLRFPWAQNAGASAAWTALARRVTARPGLAVLLSTLFLLLLALPALNMKTGYAGAWGLTPGVESRDALADVRDLGAGGLLSQFEVILDLEGERYAPDDRARFQAVVEDLRALPGVQTVISPFLTPEDLAGEAGGGGTDALAALSLLTSRSFSEDRALLRVTVVPDAYLRADQIDPFERRLRGVLENSGFRYLLGGAPVGEREFSRALTDALPAAVLTVFAATFVLLMVAFRSLLVPLKSLLMNTLTVGAAYGVVTLVVQGGFLAGPLGIPDDVGVLDSSLPLILFAVLFGLSMDYEIFLLSRVQEEVLRGHPNDEAVVLAVGRTARIITSAALIMFIVFAAFIAGRVVANKSIGLGLAVAVALDATLVRLVLVPAFLKLAGRWNWWLPGWLGRLLPRLRLEH, encoded by the coding sequence GTGCGTGCCCTCTCCGAGTTCGTGACCCGTCGTCCCTGGCTGGTGCTGGCGCTGTGGGGGCTGCTCGCGCTGCTGAGTGCCTACCCGGCCTCGCTGGCTCCCCGGAACCTCAGCGCCGACCCCGGCGGCCTGGCCGACGCCGAGAGCACCCGCGTCACCGCCCTGCTGCGGGAGCGCTTCGGGGAGGAGGACACGAACACCGCCCTCCTCGTCACCCGCCACGACCCGCCGCTGACCACCCCGGCGGGCCAGGCCGCCTACGACCGCCTGTTGAGCGGGCTGGAGGACGTGCCCGGCGTGACCCGCGTTCTCGCCGCCGGGGCGCAGGGGGCCGTGCCCACCGTGAGCGGGGACGGCCGCCTGTCGCTGACCGTAGCGCAGATTCCGCTGGAGGAGGGCGCGACCGAGACCCTCGCCCGCGTGCGGGCTTACGCCGATCGGGTGGGGGAAGACGGGTTGGCCGTGCGGGTGACGGGCGGGCAGGCCATCGCGGACGACTTCACCGAGTTCGCCGAGTCTGACACCAAGCGCAGCGAGTTCACGGCCCTGCCGCTGACGGCGCTGGTGCTGTTGGGCGTCTTCGGGGCGCTGGTGGCGACTGGACTCCCGCTGATGGTGGGCGTCCTGAGCATCACCGTGGCGATGGCGGGCGTGTACGGCCTGACCCGCGTCACCGAGGTCAGCACCTTCGCCCAGAGTGTCATCACCCTGCTGGGGCTGGGGGCTGGAATCGACTACGCCCTGCTGATGGTCAGCCGCTTCCGCGAGGAGTTGGTGAGGGACGGCGACTCCCGCGCAGCGGCGGCCCGCACGGTGCTCACCGCCGGGCGCAGCGTGCTGTTCAGCGGCCTGACCGTCGCCATTGCCATGGCCGCGCTGGTGATTCCGCCCATCGCCTTCGTGCGCTCGATGGGGCTGGGCGGGGTCCTCGCCGTCCTGCTGACCGTCCTCGCCAGCGTGACCGCCCTGCCCGCGCTGCTGGCCCTGCTGGGCGAGCGGGTCAACAGCCCGCGCCTCCTGCGCTTCCCCTGGGCACAGAACGCGGGTGCGTCGGCGGCGTGGACAGCCCTGGCCCGCCGGGTCACGGCCCGGCCCGGCCTCGCCGTGCTGCTCAGCACGCTCTTTCTGCTGCTGCTGGCCCTCCCCGCCCTGAACATGAAAACCGGCTACGCGGGCGCCTGGGGCCTGACCCCCGGCGTGGAAAGCCGCGACGCCCTGGCCGACGTGCGCGACCTCGGCGCGGGCGGCCTCCTCAGCCAGTTCGAGGTCATTCTGGACTTGGAGGGTGAACGTTACGCCCCCGACGACCGAGCCCGCTTTCAGGCGGTCGTGGAGGACCTGCGGGCCTTGCCTGGCGTGCAGACCGTCATCAGTCCCTTCCTGACGCCCGAGGACCTGGCCGGGGAGGCGGGTGGCGGCGGAACGGACGCGCTCGCCGCCCTCAGCCTGCTGACCTCCCGCTCCTTCAGCGAGGACCGCGCGCTGTTGCGGGTGACGGTCGTGCCGGACGCCTACCTGCGGGCCGACCAGATTGACCCTTTCGAGCGGCGGTTGCGAGGTGTGCTGGAGAATTCCGGCTTCCGTTACCTATTGGGAGGCGCCCCGGTGGGCGAGCGCGAGTTCAGCCGGGCGCTCACCGACGCGCTGCCCGCCGCCGTCCTGACCGTCTTCGCGGCGACCTTCGTGCTGCTGATGGTGGCCTTTCGCAGCCTGCTGGTGCCCCTCAAGAGCCTGCTGATGAACACGCTGACGGTGGGCGCGGCCTACGGGGTGGTCACGCTGGTGGTGCAGGGGGGCTTTCTCGCCGGGCCGCTGGGCATCCCCGACGACGTGGGCGTGCTGGATTCCAGCCTCCCCCTGATCCTCTTCGCGGTGCTGTTCGGCCTCAGCATGGACTACGAGATTTTCCTGCTCTCCCGCGTGCAGGAGGAAGTGCTGCGCGGCCACCCCAACGACGAGGCGGTCGTGCTCGCGGTGGGCCGGACCGCCCGCATCATCACCTCGGCGGCGCTGATCATGTTCATCGTCTTCGCGGCCTTTATTGCCGGACGCGTCGTGGCGAACAAGAGCATCGGGCTGGGATTGGCGGTCGCGGTGGCGCTCGACGCGACGCTGGTGCGCCTCGTGCTCGTGCCCGCTTTCCTGAAGCTCGCCGGGCGCTGGAACTGGTGGCTGCCGGGCTGGCTCGGCCGCCTGCTGCCCCGGCTGCGGCTGGAGCACTGA
- the thrB gene encoding homoserine kinase, whose translation MREVASPAFTVRAPASSANLGPGFDSLGLSLPLFTTLTVTPQAVTEVVPLGPELAGTPADERNYVYQAMLLAAGRAGCGLPPARIEIQTEVPLARGLGSSAAALVAGIVAGNELLGRPLSGAEMLDLAAREEGHPDNVAPALVGGIVVATLDKLGTHHVRLDPPPHLGVTVLIPDFELSTTKARAVLPGEYSRADAVHALSHAALLAAALAQGRMDLLPHAMQDRLHQSWRAPLVPGLSDILEGATGHGALGAALSGAGPTVLCFRDAREETGRLHAFLHGVLEEHGLTGRVLDLPIETGGTVVQRGG comes from the coding sequence TTGAGGGAGGTCGCGTCGCCTGCGTTCACCGTCCGCGCTCCGGCGAGCAGCGCCAATCTGGGGCCGGGGTTCGACAGCCTGGGGCTGAGCCTGCCCCTCTTCACGACGCTGACCGTGACCCCGCAGGCCGTGACCGAGGTGGTGCCGCTGGGACCGGAGCTGGCCGGGACACCCGCCGATGAGCGCAATTACGTCTACCAGGCGATGCTCCTGGCGGCGGGGCGAGCTGGGTGCGGGTTGCCCCCCGCCCGAATCGAAATCCAGACGGAAGTGCCCCTGGCGCGGGGCCTGGGGAGCAGCGCCGCCGCGCTCGTCGCCGGGATCGTCGCCGGAAACGAGCTGCTGGGGCGGCCCCTGAGCGGGGCGGAGATGCTCGACCTCGCCGCCCGCGAGGAGGGCCACCCGGACAACGTGGCCCCCGCGCTGGTGGGGGGCATCGTGGTCGCCACGCTGGACAAGCTCGGCACCCACCACGTCCGGCTGGACCCACCCCCGCACCTGGGGGTCACCGTGCTGATTCCCGACTTCGAGCTGTCCACGACCAAGGCGCGGGCGGTGCTGCCGGGCGAGTACAGCCGGGCGGACGCGGTACACGCCCTCTCGCACGCCGCGCTGCTGGCCGCCGCGCTCGCGCAGGGGCGGATGGACCTGCTCCCCCACGCCATGCAGGACCGCCTGCACCAGAGTTGGCGGGCGCCGTTGGTGCCGGGCCTGAGCGACATCTTGGAGGGCGCGACCGGGCACGGAGCACTGGGCGCGGCCCTCAGCGGGGCGGGGCCAACGGTGCTGTGCTTCCGCGACGCGCGGGAAGAGACGGGGCGGCTCCACGCCTTTTTGCATGGAGTCCTGGAGGAGCACGGGCTGACCGGGCGGGTGCTGGATTTGCCCATCGAGACGGGGGGAACGGTCGTTCAGCGGGGCGGCTAG